The proteins below come from a single Mucilaginibacter mali genomic window:
- a CDS encoding aldo/keto reductase, whose product MAANIGLGCVTFGREIDKEASFALMDHARDIGIKSFDTAAAYGNGLSETIIGEWLSDRGVKSGEISIATKILPPYHPAQVLASVEDSLRRLRVDTIDIMYLHRWDASISNDTWLMLNNLKQGGEIKAIGVSNFNTEQLSNSVNRLQDLGIQLSYIQNNHNLAVSDITPETRLLCAGNEIRIITYSPLGAGFLTGKHLNGVAQNSRFDIMPGHQDVYFNNAANKRLNKLLQVAAQTGEAPELLAMAWALHQAQTYSVLVGGRSAQQLDLVAKAMQFYSPEIFAELESV is encoded by the coding sequence ATGGCGGCAAACATCGGGTTGGGTTGTGTAACGTTTGGCAGGGAGATTGATAAGGAAGCCTCGTTCGCGCTGATGGATCATGCCCGGGACATCGGCATTAAAAGCTTCGATACCGCTGCCGCCTATGGCAATGGTCTTTCTGAAACCATTATCGGCGAATGGCTGTCGGATCGTGGTGTAAAAAGCGGAGAGATCAGCATCGCTACTAAAATATTACCGCCTTATCATCCCGCACAAGTTTTAGCATCGGTTGAAGATAGCCTGAGACGTTTAAGGGTTGATACGATAGATATCATGTACCTGCACCGCTGGGATGCAAGCATCAGCAATGATACCTGGCTGATGTTGAATAATCTGAAGCAAGGTGGCGAAATCAAAGCTATTGGCGTAAGTAATTTCAATACAGAGCAGTTAAGTAATTCGGTTAACAGGTTGCAAGATCTGGGTATTCAATTAAGTTATATCCAAAACAACCATAACCTGGCTGTTAGCGATATCACCCCTGAAACGAGATTGCTGTGTGCAGGAAACGAGATCCGCATCATTACGTACAGCCCTTTGGGCGCGGGATTTTTAACCGGAAAGCATTTAAACGGTGTCGCCCAAAATTCAAGGTTCGATATCATGCCGGGCCATCAGGATGTTTATTTTAACAATGCGGCTAATAAGCGATTAAACAAACTACTACAGGTAGCCGCGCAAACCGGTGAAGCACCCGAACTGCTGGCCATGGCCTGGGCCTTGCATCAAGCGCAAACCTATTCGGTATTGGTTGGCGGGCGATCGGCCCAACAGCTCGACCTTGTTGCTAAAGCGATGCAATTTTATTCCCCGGAGATTTTTGCTGAACTTGAATCGGTTTAA
- a CDS encoding dihydrodipicolinate synthase family protein, with amino-acid sequence MEALTAGQLLGNWATVLLPINDDDSINYEKLSDEIDLLIAAGVNGIYTNGTAGEFYNQTEEEFDRISQMVAEKCNRAGMPFQLGCSHMSPKISLERLKRVLHLKPGAIQVILPDWYAPGMPEVIDYLKLMAATVFPTGLVLYNPGHSKKKLNPEDFAEIREAGISLIGCKLAGGDKEWYQKMKTLNPELSLFTPGHKLATGIGFGANGSYSNVACINPKAAQLWYETMLTDMDKALEMQGRIQEFIFKYIIPYITEKGYSDQAIDKFLAAIGGWCNVGTRLRWPYHWIDEAEIKRMRPICKDLLPEFF; translated from the coding sequence ATGGAAGCCTTAACCGCCGGGCAGCTATTAGGTAACTGGGCAACGGTATTGTTGCCTATTAACGATGACGACAGCATCAATTACGAAAAGCTGTCGGATGAAATAGACCTGCTGATAGCTGCCGGGGTTAACGGCATTTACACCAACGGCACGGCCGGCGAATTTTACAATCAAACTGAGGAGGAGTTCGACCGGATCAGCCAGATGGTGGCCGAAAAGTGCAACAGGGCCGGTATGCCTTTCCAGTTGGGATGCAGCCACATGAGCCCTAAAATATCGCTGGAAAGATTGAAACGCGTGCTGCATTTAAAGCCCGGCGCCATACAGGTGATCCTGCCCGATTGGTACGCGCCCGGTATGCCCGAAGTAATTGATTACCTGAAGCTGATGGCGGCAACAGTTTTTCCCACCGGGCTTGTGCTGTACAATCCGGGGCATTCGAAAAAGAAGCTAAACCCGGAGGATTTCGCAGAGATCAGGGAAGCAGGCATCAGCCTTATCGGCTGCAAGCTGGCCGGAGGTGATAAGGAATGGTATCAAAAAATGAAGACGCTGAATCCTGAATTGTCGCTGTTTACGCCGGGGCATAAGCTGGCAACAGGTATTGGTTTTGGCGCTAACGGTTCATATTCAAATGTAGCCTGCATCAATCCCAAAGCTGCGCAATTGTGGTATGAGACCATGCTGACCGATATGGATAAAGCATTGGAAATGCAGGGCCGGATACAGGAGTTTATTTTTAAATACATCATCCCTTATATTACCGAAAAAGGGTATTCGGACCAGGCTATTGATAAGTTTTTGGCCGCTATTGGTGGCTGGTGCAATGTGGGTACCAGGTTAAGATGGCCGTACCATTGGATTGATGAAGCGGAGATTAAGAGAATGAGACCGATATGCAAGGATTTGCTGCCCGAGTTTTTTTAA
- a CDS encoding sialidase family protein encodes MKNKLIFTFSMFLLICTAASAQTKQQVEGFDTVAFHYDANRSRPVMDFRGMTKGYMTAGWWAPEQMKKNILSWKTGIVPEKVATTFSFIAATCVLPSEITVGPQVRLTVNGHYALTFTLGRMKDYTWHEGAYELKYISKRVEFPYTGAHREFGLNGNSGIYQLSVPASAVEAGKAALIEVEILPFERWHNGWFMIKHYRDVLQAATIASLQGQINALRMDANVANEQTHILATQLYSKMLGTDKYRNNVIYTNGYRHIHPADIIKLKNGDILLMAREATEHFANDGDVIMLRSKDGGKTWGEKQVIGGVKDLDEREGCGIQLRDGTILVSMFYNNNYTVDGTYNWEGKGKLPPTDKPRLGSELIRSTDNGHTWSKMTTIDLTGMPFKGIEGPTDAPIEMPDGSILMGVIGYGNHGDSKNIASVMLKSTDKGKSWKYLSTIADDPGGKYDGFVEPGITRTKTGRIVAGMRNKQDENNIWMTYSDDDGKTWAPLNRTDMIGHPVDLIQLKDGRVMATYGVREGPGRHTEPGGVRACFSSDNGKTWDIKTEVQLRNDFINWDVGYPESIQFEDGSVMTVYYFNLFGKYFLGSTFWKP; translated from the coding sequence ATGAAAAACAAATTGATATTTACCTTCTCCATGTTCCTGCTCATCTGTACAGCAGCATCCGCCCAAACTAAACAGCAGGTGGAGGGCTTCGACACCGTGGCATTCCACTACGATGCCAACCGCAGCCGCCCGGTGATGGACTTTCGCGGGATGACCAAAGGTTATATGACCGCCGGCTGGTGGGCGCCCGAACAAATGAAAAAGAATATCCTGTCGTGGAAGACGGGCATAGTGCCCGAGAAGGTGGCTACCACCTTTTCGTTCATCGCGGCCACCTGTGTGTTGCCCTCCGAAATTACCGTTGGCCCCCAGGTGCGCCTAACAGTAAACGGTCATTATGCGCTCACATTTACCCTTGGCCGCATGAAGGATTATACCTGGCACGAGGGGGCGTACGAACTGAAATATATCTCTAAACGTGTAGAGTTCCCCTATACCGGCGCGCACCGCGAATTTGGCTTGAACGGCAACAGCGGCATCTACCAGTTAAGCGTACCGGCATCGGCCGTGGAAGCCGGTAAAGCCGCGCTGATAGAAGTGGAGATATTACCTTTTGAGCGCTGGCACAACGGCTGGTTCATGATCAAGCATTATCGTGATGTTTTACAGGCAGCCACCATCGCGTCGTTACAGGGGCAGATCAATGCCCTGCGTATGGATGCCAACGTAGCGAACGAGCAAACACATATCCTGGCTACCCAACTGTACAGCAAAATGCTGGGTACGGATAAATACCGCAATAATGTGATCTATACCAACGGCTACCGCCATATCCATCCGGCCGATATCATCAAACTAAAAAATGGCGATATCCTGCTGATGGCCCGCGAGGCTACCGAACACTTTGCCAACGATGGCGATGTGATTATGCTGCGCAGTAAAGACGGTGGCAAAACCTGGGGCGAAAAACAAGTGATAGGTGGTGTAAAAGATCTGGATGAACGCGAAGGCTGCGGGATACAATTGCGGGATGGCACCATTCTCGTGAGCATGTTCTACAACAATAATTACACTGTTGATGGTACCTACAACTGGGAGGGCAAAGGCAAACTGCCGCCAACTGATAAACCCCGATTAGGTTCGGAACTGATCCGCTCGACGGACAATGGCCATACCTGGTCGAAAATGACGACTATCGACCTGACCGGGATGCCGTTTAAGGGTATAGAAGGGCCAACCGACGCGCCTATTGAAATGCCCGACGGTTCTATCCTGATGGGTGTGATCGGCTACGGCAATCATGGCGATTCAAAAAATATTGCTTCCGTAATGCTGAAATCGACTGATAAAGGCAAAAGCTGGAAATACTTATCTACCATTGCTGACGACCCCGGCGGCAAATACGATGGCTTTGTAGAGCCAGGCATCACCCGCACCAAAACAGGCCGCATTGTGGCCGGCATGCGCAACAAGCAGGACGAAAACAATATCTGGATGACCTATTCGGATGATGACGGCAAAACCTGGGCGCCGCTTAACCGGACGGATATGATAGGCCACCCGGTTGATTTGATACAACTAAAGGATGGCAGGGTAATGGCCACCTATGGTGTACGTGAAGGCCCCGGTCGTCATACCGAGCCGGGAGGTGTAAGGGCCTGCTTCAGCAGCGATAACGGCAAAACCTGGGATATTAAAACCGAGGTGCAATTACGTAACGATTTTATCAACTGGGATGTCGGCTACCCGGAATCCATTCAGTTTGAAGACGGCAGCGTGATGACCGTGTATTACTTCAACCTGTTTGGTAAATACTTCCTGGGCTCAACTTTTTGGAAACCTTAA
- a CDS encoding carbohydrate binding domain-containing protein, giving the protein MKIANTYFFICCLTLAAISGISSAQVVVPNNNMILNGDFMSRDPLQRPTHWVMGTSLQTATLSGTERHGVNKDDQSLKVADTSAISNILMRTEKKIADPGSLYNAIAWVKTSSGKPAAIKLEFWDQNNVAIASKSATVEPTADWQQVKIELNAPDKCTHVTIAIYTGLKETGVSYWDDISLTCRVDYDPALKNNVRELFMDDYRVAEMVDVQRVVNPGVKSNILIKATEPWEGTSAYIYGTVLKDEPAGTGYRMWYCAYMAGKYFVCYATSKDGINWVKPKLGIVEYNGSKANNICRVGGGTVVYDPDDKDASRRYKMMSFDGEIKENFGYNVYFSPDGLHWTHYPKPVLPYGDVSNVAYDREKKLFIATTKQRMLVSNTSVTPGKNDRAAFVSVSTDFINWHAPNQPNSPFSLAVEGDPEDDRLVMSRGGIEANVYGMPVYPYQGIYIGFPWFFDIATYNSGVFAVTGDGKIQPQVASSRDLRHWSRPVRDPVIPLGKAGAWDDGTLYTSSNMQVDERGMTVYYGAMNLPHGGNALNMVQQARIAKATWRRDGFISLYNGGSDTGKVLTKTITFTGRQLKINAKLDNGGSLMVEILDKDGAVIDGYKLTQAKAITKDQYAATVQWNGGTDVSKLQGREIKLRFHLLGGNLYSYWFQ; this is encoded by the coding sequence ATGAAGATCGCTAATACTTACTTTTTTATTTGCTGTTTGACGCTGGCCGCCATCTCTGGCATCAGCAGTGCGCAGGTGGTTGTGCCTAACAATAATATGATCCTTAACGGCGATTTCATGTCGCGCGACCCCCTACAGCGGCCTACGCACTGGGTAATGGGCACCAGTTTGCAAACGGCCACACTTTCCGGCACAGAAAGGCATGGGGTTAATAAGGATGATCAATCCTTAAAAGTGGCTGATACATCCGCCATTAGCAATATTTTGATGCGCACGGAAAAGAAAATAGCCGATCCCGGCAGTTTGTATAATGCCATTGCCTGGGTAAAAACATCAAGCGGTAAACCCGCAGCCATCAAACTGGAATTTTGGGACCAGAACAATGTGGCTATCGCTTCCAAATCGGCAACGGTTGAGCCAACTGCTGATTGGCAGCAGGTAAAAATAGAGCTGAATGCGCCGGATAAATGCACCCATGTTACCATTGCCATTTACACGGGATTAAAGGAAACCGGGGTATCCTATTGGGATGATATTTCACTAACCTGCCGGGTTGATTATGATCCCGCGCTAAAAAACAACGTACGCGAATTATTTATGGATGATTACCGCGTTGCCGAAATGGTTGACGTGCAACGCGTGGTAAACCCCGGCGTAAAATCAAACATCCTCATCAAAGCTACCGAGCCATGGGAGGGAACATCGGCCTATATTTATGGCACGGTATTAAAAGATGAGCCTGCCGGCACCGGTTACCGCATGTGGTACTGCGCGTACATGGCCGGGAAGTATTTTGTTTGCTATGCCACCAGTAAGGATGGCATTAACTGGGTGAAGCCTAAGCTGGGCATTGTGGAATATAACGGCAGTAAGGCTAATAACATCTGTCGCGTTGGCGGCGGAACAGTGGTGTACGACCCCGATGATAAAGACGCATCGAGGCGGTACAAAATGATGTCGTTTGATGGGGAGATCAAGGAGAACTTTGGCTACAACGTTTACTTCTCGCCCGATGGTTTGCACTGGACGCATTACCCCAAACCGGTATTACCCTATGGCGATGTATCTAACGTGGCGTACGACAGGGAGAAGAAGTTGTTCATAGCCACCACCAAGCAACGCATGCTGGTGAGCAATACCAGCGTAACGCCGGGTAAAAACGACAGGGCGGCCTTTGTTTCGGTAAGTACCGATTTTATCAACTGGCACGCGCCGAATCAGCCCAATTCTCCATTTTCGCTGGCGGTAGAAGGCGACCCGGAGGATGACCGGCTGGTAATGTCGAGGGGCGGCATCGAGGCTAATGTTTACGGCATGCCGGTTTATCCGTACCAGGGTATTTATATCGGTTTCCCGTGGTTTTTTGATATTGCAACGTATAATTCGGGCGTGTTTGCCGTAACCGGCGATGGCAAAATACAGCCGCAGGTAGCCTCATCGCGCGACCTCAGGCATTGGAGCCGCCCGGTGCGCGACCCGGTTATCCCGCTTGGCAAAGCCGGGGCCTGGGACGATGGCACGCTCTATACATCAAGCAATATGCAGGTTGATGAGCGCGGGATGACCGTTTACTACGGCGCCATGAACCTGCCGCATGGCGGTAATGCGCTCAATATGGTGCAGCAGGCCCGCATTGCCAAAGCCACCTGGCGCAGGGATGGTTTCATATCGTTATACAATGGCGGCAGCGATACGGGCAAGGTGCTCACCAAAACCATTACGTTTACCGGCAGGCAGCTTAAAATAAATGCCAAATTGGATAACGGCGGCAGCTTAATGGTGGAGATTCTGGATAAAGACGGCGCGGTTATCGACGGCTATAAATTAACCCAGGCCAAAGCTATCACTAAAGATCAATATGCCGCTACGGTACAATGGAATGGCGGCACGGATGTATCCAAACTACAGGGCCGGGAAATAAAGCTGCGCTTCCATCTGCTGGGCGGTAATTTATATTCGTACTGGTTTCAATAA
- a CDS encoding sulfatase family protein, which yields MSKKITGIVAAVAVLATLALSFTKKKQADGRPNILLIVSEDHGPHLSCYGDKVIQTPNLDQIAKDGFLFKNAYVTESVCSPSRSSILSGLYPHQSGHLGLTTHGFHYVGQVTTIYQILKKAGYRTGMIGKLHVMPDTIFPIDYHPITDPNYNKKGLIRYSEYADKFMAAGNEPFFLMVNFPDTHWPFQNQVEGRPKKVLTPEEVVSFPYIGFDNQRIREYTASLYNCMARLDECVGELMAKLHGSGKERNTLVIFLSDHGDEMARGKFDNYEASNKVPFMVSWPGKISTGITSDALISSVDIMPTILDVAGLPVPPGLTGKSLMPLFKNPAMPFREYLFTEKNCDETDMYFPRRAVRDKRYKVIYSLLDTKNRAADKYTAEKHGDAIAGSPTFSELANATASIQKMYNDWLHPAKAQLYDLEKDPWEFNDLSADPKYAAIKQRLLNQIFKWQKDTDDPLRFPDRLKKFTQENDTIKISANMQWQYPHYLYNK from the coding sequence ATGAGTAAAAAAATAACTGGTATTGTTGCGGCGGTAGCGGTGCTCGCTACGCTGGCCTTGTCGTTCACAAAGAAGAAGCAAGCTGATGGCAGGCCCAATATTTTACTCATCGTATCCGAAGATCACGGCCCGCACCTATCCTGCTATGGCGATAAGGTGATCCAAACGCCCAATCTCGATCAGATCGCTAAAGATGGCTTTCTTTTCAAAAACGCTTACGTTACCGAATCGGTGTGCAGCCCGTCGCGTAGCAGCATTTTATCAGGGCTGTATCCGCATCAAAGCGGGCATTTGGGATTAACTACACACGGCTTTCATTACGTGGGCCAGGTTACTACCATTTACCAGATATTGAAAAAAGCGGGTTACCGCACCGGGATGATCGGTAAGCTGCATGTAATGCCTGATACCATTTTTCCGATAGATTACCACCCGATAACCGACCCGAATTACAATAAAAAAGGCCTCATCCGCTACTCGGAATATGCCGATAAATTTATGGCCGCCGGTAACGAACCCTTCTTTTTGATGGTAAATTTCCCTGATACCCACTGGCCATTCCAAAACCAGGTAGAGGGGCGGCCTAAAAAAGTGCTCACACCCGAAGAGGTGGTTTCGTTCCCCTATATCGGTTTCGATAATCAGCGGATACGCGAATACACGGCCAGCCTGTACAACTGCATGGCCCGGCTTGATGAATGCGTGGGCGAACTGATGGCCAAACTGCATGGCTCGGGCAAGGAGCGTAATACGCTGGTCATCTTCTTGTCCGATCATGGCGACGAAATGGCGAGGGGTAAGTTTGATAATTACGAAGCATCAAACAAAGTGCCTTTTATGGTAAGCTGGCCGGGGAAGATCAGCACCGGAATAACTTCGGATGCACTGATCTCGTCGGTAGATATTATGCCTACCATTTTGGATGTGGCCGGTTTACCCGTGCCGCCAGGGCTTACCGGCAAAAGCCTGATGCCGCTGTTTAAAAACCCGGCCATGCCCTTCCGCGAATACCTGTTTACCGAGAAGAATTGTGATGAGACCGACATGTACTTCCCCCGCCGGGCGGTACGGGATAAACGTTACAAGGTGATCTATTCGCTGCTGGATACGAAGAACCGGGCGGCTGATAAATATACGGCCGAAAAGCATGGGGATGCCATTGCGGGCAGCCCGACCTTTAGCGAACTGGCCAATGCCACCGCATCCATCCAAAAAATGTATAATGATTGGCTGCACCCGGCCAAGGCCCAGCTTTACGATCTGGAGAAGGACCCATGGGAGTTTAACGACCTGTCGGCCGACCCGAAATACGCCGCGATAAAGCAGCGCCTGCTGAACCAGATCTTTAAATGGCAAAAGGATACCGACGACCCGCTGCGCTTCCCCGACAGGCTGAAGAAGTTTACGCAGGAAAACGATACCATTAAAATATCGGCCAATATGCAGTGGCAATACCCGCATTATTTGTACAATAAATAG
- a CDS encoding sialidase family protein — protein sequence MENANYNNSRRRFLQNASLLLAGIPLMKLNSFAASNYHGQALELQRNTPQTVKADKRIKLTFGEEVMVMPEGLQPSMLCTQKGTIVVQSQLPKKPLPQKRIYYPFAMKTVVSRDGGQNWAEVPLKEGDNGLDLEGAMAQLKDGTIIGLETYVIPGDKPDTGAGLMYISTDDYKTLQGPIDITFDMPNADFYGSSDDGGRPHIAMRLHRRLIELPNGDLLTTIYGWQKGDEAKSTYEPNMKRTRVMLFKSKNKGHHWTYVSTVSDDVHAGTEGMGEPVIVRVSKGKRAGRLICHIRSGYELYATHSDDGGKTWVKAKPVVFGGIDVYKTADWADLFKDVKRKGVLITPDSPELIGAVVDPDLIETRSGVLVAAFGVRIGAKICWTIPTYPWNGNYLAFSIDGGDTWSQVTRLTTGIDTTHYMCVEETPKNNELFVVYDFGHWNGKEGRYTYGRKVNISVNKA from the coding sequence ATGGAAAACGCAAACTACAATAATTCACGCCGCAGGTTTTTGCAAAACGCGTCGCTGCTGCTGGCCGGCATCCCACTGATGAAGCTGAACAGCTTTGCCGCGTCAAACTATCACGGGCAGGCGCTTGAACTACAGCGCAACACGCCGCAAACCGTAAAGGCCGATAAGCGCATCAAACTCACTTTCGGCGAGGAAGTAATGGTGATGCCTGAGGGCCTGCAACCATCCATGCTGTGCACGCAAAAAGGTACGATCGTGGTGCAGTCGCAATTACCTAAAAAGCCGCTCCCGCAAAAACGGATCTATTACCCCTTCGCCATGAAGACCGTAGTTTCAAGAGATGGCGGCCAAAACTGGGCGGAAGTGCCGCTGAAAGAGGGCGATAACGGCCTTGATCTGGAAGGCGCTATGGCGCAACTAAAAGATGGTACCATCATCGGATTAGAAACTTATGTGATACCCGGCGATAAACCCGATACCGGTGCCGGTTTGATGTACATATCAACCGATGATTATAAAACCTTGCAGGGCCCTATCGATATTACGTTCGATATGCCCAATGCCGATTTCTATGGTTCGTCCGACGATGGCGGCCGCCCGCATATTGCCATGCGTTTGCACCGCCGACTGATCGAACTGCCCAACGGCGACCTGCTCACCACTATTTACGGCTGGCAAAAAGGCGACGAGGCCAAATCAACCTACGAGCCGAATATGAAGCGCACGAGGGTGATGCTGTTCAAATCAAAGAACAAGGGGCATCACTGGACCTACGTATCCACCGTCTCTGACGATGTGCATGCCGGAACTGAAGGCATGGGCGAACCGGTGATTGTACGGGTATCAAAAGGAAAAAGGGCAGGCCGGCTGATCTGCCATATCCGTAGCGGGTACGAACTATACGCTACACACTCGGATGATGGCGGTAAAACATGGGTAAAAGCCAAACCTGTAGTTTTCGGCGGTATCGACGTATATAAAACCGCCGATTGGGCCGACTTGTTTAAGGATGTGAAACGCAAAGGCGTACTGATCACCCCCGATTCTCCGGAACTGATCGGCGCGGTGGTTGACCCTGACCTGATCGAGACGCGCAGCGGTGTGCTGGTAGCTGCTTTTGGTGTACGCATTGGTGCCAAGATCTGCTGGACGATACCTACCTACCCGTGGAACGGCAACTACCTGGCATTCAGTATAGACGGCGGCGATACCTGGAGCCAGGTGACACGCCTGACTACCGGCATTGATACCACCCATTACATGTGCGTAGAGGAAACGCCTAAAAACAACGAACTTTTTGTGGTGTACGACTTTGGCCATTGGAACGGCAAAGAGGGCCGCTACACTTACGGTCGTAAGGTAAACATCAGCGTAAACAAAGCCTGA
- a CDS encoding Gfo/Idh/MocA family oxidoreductase translates to MIKLGIIGMSPGNAHPSSWSAIINGTFNAQAITNLGYPAVAAYLQANRATLGLPNARVTHVLTQDKELSAQIALTGGIENIVENAEEMIAAVDAVLLCRDDPENHREMAKPFIDAGIPLFIDKPLCDTQEDLDYFKAEVAKGKFIMSCSSMRYAGECMAAKSDLVNMGKIELITAVGKKDWTKYGMHMLEAIFSIMDDPRPLSVINVGREDAAIVKIDFEGGLQATIHLMMDISGTFQLSIFGQQNWKLVDIKNSYAMFRDNIIEFIRSAEEGKPRLEFAKTEQIIKTLIAGNDSLKQGGKKIIIN, encoded by the coding sequence ATGATAAAACTTGGTATCATCGGCATGAGCCCGGGGAATGCGCACCCCTCTTCCTGGTCGGCTATTATTAATGGCACGTTTAACGCGCAGGCCATTACCAACCTGGGCTATCCGGCCGTAGCCGCTTATTTACAGGCTAACCGGGCCACATTAGGCTTGCCAAATGCCCGGGTAACCCACGTTTTAACCCAGGATAAGGAATTATCTGCGCAGATAGCCCTCACAGGCGGCATCGAAAACATAGTGGAAAACGCCGAAGAAATGATAGCCGCTGTAGACGCTGTTTTGCTTTGTCGTGATGACCCCGAAAATCACCGGGAAATGGCCAAACCTTTTATCGATGCCGGCATCCCGCTGTTTATTGATAAGCCGCTGTGCGATACACAGGAAGACCTGGATTATTTCAAAGCCGAAGTAGCAAAAGGCAAATTCATCATGTCCTGCTCATCCATGCGTTATGCGGGCGAATGTATGGCTGCCAAAAGCGACCTGGTTAACATGGGTAAAATAGAACTCATTACCGCCGTTGGTAAAAAGGATTGGACCAAATACGGCATGCACATGCTGGAAGCTATATTCTCCATAATGGATGACCCGAGGCCGTTAAGCGTGATCAACGTTGGCCGTGAAGATGCTGCCATTGTAAAGATAGATTTTGAGGGCGGCTTGCAGGCTACCATCCACCTGATGATGGATATTTCGGGCACGTTCCAGCTATCCATCTTCGGGCAGCAAAACTGGAAACTGGTAGATATCAAAAACTCATACGCCATGTTCCGCGATAATATTATCGAATTTATCCGCTCGGCTGAAGAGGGTAAGCCAAGGCTGGAATTCGCCAAAACAGAACAGATCATTAAAACATTGATCGCCGGAAACGATAGTTTAAAACAGGGCGGCAAAAAGATCATCATTAACTAA
- a CDS encoding SDR family oxidoreductase, translating into MNVKQLFDLTGKVILVSGGAGNYGKCIAEGLAEAGATVIIASRNLEKLEEVATNFRKEGLDVHALQVDQADHDSVLALSKNIIDKFGKLDGFVNNSVARPMKGYYAPIEQFAESMQVNATGMMDILRELGELIARNSDGGSIINISSMMGMFGPDYSNYEGTDMPKSLPPDYFFHNAGLINLTRFMAQNYAGKNIRVNCISPGGLFNNQPGRFLENYTKKVPLKRMANNDDIKGLVVLLASKAGEYINGENILMDGGLNA; encoded by the coding sequence ATGAACGTTAAACAATTATTTGACCTTACGGGTAAAGTGATCCTGGTATCGGGCGGGGCAGGCAATTACGGTAAATGTATTGCCGAGGGCTTGGCCGAAGCAGGCGCCACGGTAATTATTGCTTCGCGCAATTTGGAGAAGCTGGAAGAAGTGGCCACTAACTTTCGTAAGGAAGGGTTGGATGTGCATGCCTTGCAGGTAGATCAGGCCGATCATGATTCGGTTTTGGCGTTGAGCAAAAACATTATCGACAAATTTGGCAAGCTGGATGGCTTTGTAAATAATTCGGTAGCGCGGCCAATGAAAGGCTACTACGCGCCGATAGAACAATTTGCCGAATCGATGCAGGTGAATGCCACCGGGATGATGGATATTTTGCGCGAACTGGGCGAACTGATTGCCCGCAACAGCGACGGGGGATCGATCATCAATATTAGTTCCATGATGGGGATGTTTGGGCCTGATTACTCTAACTATGAGGGTACCGATATGCCTAAAAGCCTGCCGCCCGATTACTTTTTCCATAACGCCGGGCTTATTAACCTTACCCGCTTTATGGCACAAAATTATGCCGGGAAAAATATCAGGGTGAACTGTATTAGTCCCGGTGGCTTGTTTAATAACCAGCCCGGGCGCTTTTTAGAAAACTATACTAAAAAAGTGCCGCTGAAGCGCATGGCCAATAACGATGATATTAAGGGCCTGGTAGTGCTGCTGGCATCAAAAGCGGGCGAATATATCAATGGTGAAAATATTTTAATGGATGGCGGCCTGAACGCTTAA